Genomic window (Candidatus Dadabacteria bacterium):
GAATCCCCACTTCCTGCGGGGTCATTATCTCGTAGGTGATGCTCTCTTTAAGCACCCCGTCCTGGTGTATGCCCGCCTCGTGGGCAAATGCGTTCGCCCCGACTATAGCCTTGTTCGGCTGCACGTTAACCCCCGTTACCTGGGAAACGAGCCTGCTCGTCGGATATATCTGCGCCGTGTTTATCCCGAAAGTGTAGGGCTTCTTGTCGCTTCTAACGCTCAATCCCATAACTATTTCCTCAAGCGATGCGTTGCCGGCCCTCTCCCCGAGGCCGTTAACCGTGCACTCGACCTGCCTTGCCCCTTCGCTTATCGCGGCGTGGGAGTTAGCCACCGCAAGGCCGAGATCGTTGTGGCAGTGAACGCTCAGGATCACGTCATCCAAGTTAGGGACGTTTTTTACGAGCGTATGGATTATGTAGGCGAACTCCTCGGGAATCGTGTACCCGACAGTGTCCGGGATATTGATCGTGGTGGCTCCCGAGCGGACGGCCACGTCGACCGCCGTGCAGAGATAGTCGATGTCCGTGCGCGTCGCGTCCTCGCAGGAGAACTCGACGTTGTCCGTGTAGTTCCTCGCGTGCTTAACGGCGCCGCTTATCATCTCGAGCACCTGGTCTCTTGTTTTTCTCAGCTTGTGCTTAAGGTGTATCTCGGAGGTGGCAATGAAGGTATGGATCCTGGGGCTCTCTGAGTGCTGCACGGCCTCCCAGCCGCGGTCTATGTCCTTTGTGCTCGCCCTGCAGAGCCCGGCTATCTGGCAGCCCTTTATCCTCTGCGCTATCTTCTTTACGGACTGGAAGTCCTCCTCGGAGGATATGGGAAACCCCGCTTCTATTATGTCCACCCCCAGGCGCTCAAGCTGATAGGCGACCCGCAGCTTCTCCTCAGAGGTCATGCTGCAGCCCGGGGCCTGCTCCCCGTCGCGAAGCGTCGTATCGAATATGTGTATGTAGTTATTGTTCGACATTCCCAAAAACCTTACCCTTTGCCCTGCCGCAAAGGCAGATTTCTACACGCACCCGGCGCAGTTGTCAAAAACAATTCCGCGGGAAATACGCCCGGAACTCAAAGCGAATCCGTGTGACCAAGGTCCATGCCGGGACACACGGCGTCCCGCACCGCGCGCTTCAGTTCCTTTATCTCGGGGAACCTTCCCGTCTCCTTTCGCGACCACACAAG
Coding sequences:
- a CDS encoding 2-isopropylmalate synthase, with translation MSNNNYIHIFDTTLRDGEQAPGCSMTSEEKLRVAYQLERLGVDIIEAGFPISSEEDFQSVKKIAQRIKGCQIAGLCRASTKDIDRGWEAVQHSESPRIHTFIATSEIHLKHKLRKTRDQVLEMISGAVKHARNYTDNVEFSCEDATRTDIDYLCTAVDVAVRSGATTINIPDTVGYTIPEEFAYIIHTLVKNVPNLDDVILSVHCHNDLGLAVANSHAAISEGARQVECTVNGLGERAGNASLEEIVMGLSVRSDKKPYTFGINTAQIYPTSRLVSQVTGVNVQPNKAIVGANAFAHEAGIHQDGVLKESITYEIMTPQEVGIPSNQIVLGKHSGRHAFRDRLEEYGYVLEPEVFENAFTKFKALADKKKYVFDEDIEALINQEFLRSSDYYEFTAASYSGGTDSSPEASVTIMAGEEEISVRETGSGPVDAIFKAVKKATGLDPRLENFSVSSITGGTDAQGEVTVRISDEGVISQGQGVDTDISIASAKAFVSALNRLRWRKEHPRRGSELKGI